A region of Chloracidobacterium sp. DNA encodes the following proteins:
- a CDS encoding TonB family protein produces MENEKYSGAVTDINGEFQIALSPGDHLLTLGKFYDLRLFLKIVDGGPNPDNVELTVDTSRVCCVLSSGAAFPKPIVLPKPPYPAAAKAIRARGEVVVTVKVDHEGNVTSATAESGHRFLKGTAVAAAKSARFEPSTATEREARLTFFFWDEEPRDGLVRYSNQYRIEIVSNPVYSN; encoded by the coding sequence ATGGAAAATGAAAAGTACTCTGGTGCTGTAACAGACATCAATGGCGAATTTCAGATTGCATTGTCTCCTGGCGATCATTTATTAACGCTTGGGAAGTTTTACGACCTTCGTCTATTTCTTAAGATCGTTGATGGCGGTCCGAATCCCGACAATGTCGAACTGACCGTCGATACAAGTCGGGTTTGTTGCGTTTTATCTTCCGGCGCTGCTTTTCCTAAGCCAATTGTATTGCCAAAGCCGCCTTACCCTGCTGCTGCGAAAGCGATTCGAGCACGAGGAGAAGTTGTCGTCACTGTGAAGGTCGATCATGAAGGTAATGTCACCTCCGCAACCGCTGAAAGCGGCCATCGCTTTTTAAAGGGCACTGCTGTTGCGGCAGCAAAGTCTGCCCGTTTTGAGCCATCTACCGCAACTGAGCGAGAAGCTCGCCTGACCTTTTTTTTCTGGGACGAGGAGCCTCGTGATGGTTTAGTTCGATATTCCAATCAATATCGGATCGAAATCGTTAGTAATCCGGTATATAGCAATTAG
- a CDS encoding ABC transporter ATP-binding protein: MIRMQNIWKTYQMGTEELHALRDVSFDVKRGEYVAIIGPSGSGKSTLMNLIGCLDSPSKGDYWINGNLVSIMTDDELARIRNKEIGFVFQTFNLLARATALHNVELPLIYAGMRAAERQEKAHAALAAVELGDRVTHRPNELSGGQRQRVAIARALVNHPSILLADEPTGALDSKTSIEIMHLFERLHDEGNTIIVVTHEPDIAERAHRVITIRDGRIEKDERLK, from the coding sequence ATCATTCGGATGCAGAACATTTGGAAGACCTACCAGATGGGCACCGAGGAACTTCATGCGCTTCGCGACGTTTCTTTTGACGTTAAAAGAGGTGAGTACGTCGCGATCATTGGCCCGTCGGGTTCGGGCAAATCTACGCTGATGAACCTTATCGGTTGTCTCGATTCGCCGTCAAAGGGCGACTATTGGATCAACGGCAATCTCGTCTCGATCATGACCGACGACGAACTCGCCCGCATCCGCAACAAAGAGATCGGCTTTGTTTTCCAGACATTTAATCTTCTTGCACGAGCGACCGCTTTGCACAATGTCGAACTTCCGTTGATCTACGCCGGTATGCGTGCTGCCGAGCGTCAGGAAAAGGCCCACGCGGCTCTCGCTGCGGTAGAACTCGGCGACCGAGTCACGCATCGGCCTAATGAACTTTCCGGCGGACAGCGTCAGCGTGTAGCGATCGCTCGGGCGCTTGTGAATCATCCTTCGATCCTTCTCGCCGACGAACCGACCGGAGCACTCGACTCCAAGACCAGCATCGAGATCATGCATCTTTTCGAACGCCTTCACGACGAGGGCAACACGATCATCGTCGTCACCCACGAACCCGACATCGCCGAACGCGCCCACCGCGTCATCACCATCCGCGACGGCCGCATCGAAAAAGACGAACGGTTGAAATAA
- a CDS encoding efflux RND transporter periplasmic adaptor subunit, whose translation MALSRKSKIIIGVSAGLLLLIIIIASVFATRSDTPEVTVVKLERRKELRSTVTSSGEVRPIQFMNLTSEVQGRIEEIYVKEGDHVTKGQPLVKLDPNQLQSNTDAQLAALQGAQDEVRISQSQVIAAQNAYAQSQQQMNVAQVAVDSARQGVITAQTDVDKAQVELNAANREFKRNAQLLESGVIARQIYDAAKDRVDNAKVLLETAKANLDSRKLSIKDATARVNQQAVAVKDARRAVDTANLSVESSQSRANQQSATLRGQRNQRDKTLQVAPINGVIAEIPSKVGTFAVAGLSTTALLTIADMSSINVEVKVDETSIDKVEVGQKAKIKVDAFGDKEILGQVTQKTPLAVGKSQTSGGLSTNINVQEAKEFRVVIELMDLTEEIRNGLRPGMSATAEITTKTVNEVVAVPLQAVIEKKPDASPTPTLAGDAPATADKPKTITGVFVLEGNKAKFVEVTTGIIGESDREIISGLEPGQEVITGPSRVLNTLKDGTLVKKQAKKEGEAANKS comes from the coding sequence ATGGCATTGAGCCGTAAAAGCAAGATCATAATCGGCGTCAGCGCCGGGCTGCTTCTATTGATCATTATTATCGCGAGTGTCTTTGCGACACGTTCAGACACGCCTGAGGTTACGGTCGTTAAACTTGAAAGGCGAAAAGAACTGCGCTCCACCGTAACGTCATCAGGTGAAGTGCGGCCGATCCAGTTCATGAATCTGACGAGCGAGGTGCAGGGACGCATCGAGGAAATTTACGTTAAGGAAGGCGACCACGTCACGAAAGGCCAGCCTCTTGTAAAGCTCGATCCGAATCAGCTTCAGTCTAACACCGACGCTCAGTTGGCGGCATTGCAAGGAGCTCAAGACGAAGTTCGGATTTCGCAGTCGCAAGTCATCGCTGCCCAGAATGCCTATGCTCAATCGCAGCAGCAGATGAATGTCGCGCAGGTTGCCGTTGACTCTGCTCGACAAGGCGTTATCACGGCGCAAACGGATGTGGACAAAGCGCAGGTTGAATTGAACGCGGCGAACCGAGAATTCAAGCGCAACGCGCAGCTGCTGGAAAGCGGTGTCATCGCACGTCAGATCTATGACGCGGCTAAAGACCGCGTTGATAACGCAAAGGTATTGCTTGAAACCGCTAAGGCAAATCTTGATTCCAGAAAGTTGTCAATAAAAGATGCCACCGCACGAGTGAATCAACAAGCCGTTGCTGTTAAAGACGCACGTCGTGCGGTCGATACTGCCAATCTGAGTGTCGAGTCGAGCCAATCGAGGGCCAACCAACAGTCTGCGACATTGCGCGGTCAGCGAAATCAGCGTGACAAAACGCTGCAGGTAGCGCCGATCAACGGGGTGATCGCAGAGATACCTTCCAAGGTCGGAACTTTCGCAGTCGCCGGACTTTCGACAACGGCACTTTTGACGATCGCAGATATGTCCTCGATCAACGTCGAGGTAAAGGTCGATGAAACATCCATCGATAAAGTCGAGGTCGGTCAAAAGGCAAAGATCAAGGTCGATGCTTTTGGAGACAAAGAAATTCTTGGCCAAGTCACGCAAAAAACTCCGCTTGCCGTTGGCAAATCGCAGACCAGCGGCGGGCTTTCGACAAACATCAACGTTCAGGAAGCAAAAGAATTTCGCGTGGTCATCGAGTTAATGGACCTGACGGAAGAAATTCGCAATGGTCTGCGTCCGGGCATGAGTGCAACTGCTGAGATCACAACAAAGACAGTTAATGAAGTTGTCGCAGTTCCGCTTCAAGCCGTGATCGAAAAGAAACCTGACGCTTCGCCGACTCCGACGCTTGCCGGCGATGCTCCTGCAACTGCGGACAAGCCTAAGACCATAACCGGCGTTTTTGTGCTCGAAGGAAACAAGGCAAAGTTTGTCGAAGTCACGACCGGCATCATCGGCGAATCTGACCGCGAGATCATTTCAGGACTCGAGCCAGGGCAAGAAGTGATCACAGGCCCAAGCCGCGTTCTCAACACGCTAAAAGACGGAACTCTCGTAAAGAAGCAAGCCAAGAAAGAAGGCGAAGCGGCTAATAAGTCTTAA
- a CDS encoding FHA domain-containing protein, translating to MAPLAVEPLAEGSADESGEQTVKHAHATLVIERGGTPGTEFTLINDESTIGRWDADNGIFPDVDLDAYDDDAKVSRRHARISRNNGSYFIEDLGSTNGTYVNRGRRLLPGNIQILNDGDEVIVGKTFLRFLVTR from the coding sequence ATGGCTCCGCTCGCAGTGGAACCGCTTGCTGAAGGTTCTGCTGATGAGTCCGGCGAACAGACGGTTAAACATGCTCACGCAACTTTAGTGATCGAGCGAGGCGGAACGCCGGGAACGGAATTTACGCTGATAAACGACGAGTCGACCATCGGCCGCTGGGATGCCGATAACGGAATTTTTCCGGATGTAGATCTTGACGCTTACGACGACGATGCTAAGGTGTCTCGCCGTCACGCACGGATTAGCCGAAACAACGGATCATATTTTATAGAGGACCTTGGTTCGACGAATGGAACATATGTTAATCGAGGCCGAAGACTTTTACCGGGCAACATCCAAATACTGAACGATGGCGACGAAGTGATCGTCGGCAAAACTTTTTTACGCTTTTTGGTGACTCGTTGA
- a CDS encoding protein kinase, whose protein sequence is MTLCNKCGSEIAADQLACPLCGAVIELPFSRPVISDFDSTLSMPFPENTKPESDTSKSEFGEETIEDPTSTEAAVNAKTLESENFEEFVSPSIELSSSDLIPDQTQEEKIITNDIGPSDEIHGAEVDLVVETAVTGLSASNDDSEVGKTSGLKPLIAGIILNSRYEIVRKIGGGGMGAVYLAHDRNLGGIERAVKEMIQSTIEEEQQRKAIEDFKRESTILSTLDHPSIPTIYDYFFDEGESRFYLVMKYIGGGDLAARLRTTPGGRIDEKTITEWALQIVDVLSYLHTLPTTIVYRDLKPSNLMIDEKTGRIMLIDFGIARSIDQGREHGVTAVGTMGYAPPELFSGNVEPRSDIYSLGSTMFHLLTGADPQNNPLLIFDFQKNPRPRQINPQLSDQMERILMRCVEYNADARFSSAAEMQHILSQHLENLKTGSVTYGVTEIPEAVSLAYQNVFCGFCGQRIVATDLFCAFCGAKQPIAQRGVHSEIYGRTALTAKLFIDGTSELDAPVFSIEKNDTLLGRRDPVSNIFPEVDLSRFDPQTKISRQHARIWRDGGNFLLEDLGSSNGTTVLSGNSDSVRLMPRQPHALTNGDKIRIGDTTLHFLVG, encoded by the coding sequence ATGACTTTATGTAACAAATGCGGCTCCGAGATTGCTGCGGATCAACTTGCGTGCCCGCTCTGCGGAGCTGTAATTGAACTTCCGTTTTCGCGTCCCGTTATATCCGACTTTGACAGCACCCTCAGCATGCCGTTTCCCGAAAATACAAAACCTGAATCAGACACATCAAAATCTGAATTTGGTGAAGAGACGATCGAAGATCCGACCAGTACAGAAGCCGCTGTAAACGCAAAAACTCTCGAATCAGAAAATTTTGAAGAGTTTGTATCACCTTCGATCGAATTGTCGTCTAGCGATCTTATCCCTGATCAAACGCAGGAAGAAAAGATCATAACCAACGACATTGGACCTTCGGATGAAATTCATGGCGCTGAGGTTGATCTTGTCGTTGAAACTGCGGTTACGGGCTTATCCGCTTCGAATGATGATAGCGAGGTCGGAAAGACCTCCGGCCTAAAGCCCCTGATCGCGGGCATAATTTTAAATTCTCGATATGAGATCGTTCGTAAGATTGGCGGCGGCGGCATGGGAGCGGTTTATCTCGCACATGACCGAAACCTCGGCGGCATTGAAAGGGCCGTTAAGGAAATGATCCAATCGACGATCGAGGAGGAGCAGCAAAGGAAGGCCATCGAAGATTTCAAACGCGAGTCCACGATACTTTCAACTCTCGATCATCCATCTATACCGACGATCTACGATTATTTTTTTGACGAAGGCGAGAGTCGTTTTTATCTCGTCATGAAATATATCGGAGGCGGCGACCTCGCAGCCCGATTGCGAACAACTCCCGGCGGGCGGATCGATGAAAAAACTATTACTGAATGGGCTTTACAGATCGTTGATGTTCTATCGTACCTTCACACGCTGCCTACGACTATTGTTTATCGCGATCTCAAACCATCGAACCTGATGATCGACGAGAAAACGGGCAGGATCATGCTTATTGATTTCGGCATTGCCCGTTCAATAGATCAAGGACGCGAACATGGCGTAACAGCAGTCGGAACGATGGGCTATGCTCCGCCGGAACTGTTCAGCGGCAACGTCGAACCGCGTTCCGATATTTACAGCCTTGGTTCGACGATGTTTCATTTGCTGACGGGAGCCGATCCGCAGAATAATCCCTTGCTGATCTTTGATTTCCAAAAAAACCCGCGGCCGCGACAGATAAATCCGCAGCTCTCAGATCAGATGGAGCGTATCTTGATGCGGTGTGTTGAATATAATGCGGACGCCCGATTTTCGAGTGCGGCAGAGATGCAGCACATCTTGTCGCAACATCTTGAGAATCTGAAAACAGGCAGCGTCACTTACGGAGTAACAGAAATTCCCGAGGCCGTGAGCCTCGCATATCAAAATGTCTTTTGCGGATTTTGCGGCCAGCGAATTGTTGCGACCGATCTTTTTTGCGCATTTTGCGGAGCCAAACAACCAATAGCGCAGCGCGGCGTCCACTCGGAGATCTACGGGCGAACAGCTCTGACTGCAAAGTTGTTTATTGATGGCACAAGTGAGTTAGACGCACCGGTTTTTTCTATTGAGAAGAATGACACGCTGCTTGGGAGAAGGGATCCGGTTTCTAATATTTTCCCTGAGGTAGATCTATCCAGATTTGATCCACAGACAAAGATCTCTCGCCAGCATGCCCGTATTTGGCGCGATGGCGGAAATTTCTTACTAGAAGATCTCGGTTCTTCTAATGGCACGACGGTTTTGTCAGGTAACAGCGATTCAGTTCGCCTAATGCCGCGTCAGCCGCATGCATTAACGAACGGCGATAAAATTCGTATCGGAGATACTACGTTACATTTTCTAGTTGGATGA
- a CDS encoding RDD family protein, translating into MEYAVQPEELSSTIFQMEEPVQIFANQVSAPFYLRCAALFVDYMLLLAPPIVVLVSGRSFGEIIGSSGISSFAWYVVLILWLINFLAFPLFSGQTFGKMLAGITMVKTDGSPVRLGNLIRRNVVGYLLTALTFGLGFLLAVVNKSGRSLHDFIGGTIVVQGRRKRV; encoded by the coding sequence ATGGAATACGCCGTGCAGCCGGAGGAACTTTCAAGTACCATATTTCAAATGGAAGAGCCAGTCCAAATTTTTGCCAATCAGGTAAGTGCCCCGTTCTATTTGCGGTGTGCTGCACTTTTTGTCGATTATATGCTTTTGCTGGCTCCGCCAATAGTAGTGCTTGTTTCTGGAAGATCCTTTGGCGAAATTATAGGCAGCAGTGGTATATCAAGTTTTGCCTGGTATGTTGTCCTTATCTTGTGGTTGATCAATTTTCTAGCGTTTCCTTTATTTTCCGGTCAAACCTTTGGGAAAATGCTCGCTGGCATCACGATGGTCAAGACCGATGGATCTCCGGTGAGGCTCGGTAATTTGATACGAAGAAATGTCGTCGGTTATTTACTGACAGCCCTTACCTTTGGGCTGGGATTTCTGCTCGCGGTCGTTAATAAAAGCGGCCGTTCGCTGCACGATTTTATTGGCGGAACGATAGTTGTTCAGGGTCGTAGGAAACGCGTCTAG
- a CDS encoding SpoIIE family protein phosphatase, with amino-acid sequence MAELLINHSNGASDKFPLTRLRVTIGRSARSEICIPDAFASRLHAEVRQEGDSFWLHDLGSANGTRYNGVPVKEPLRLHSGGEIQIGETKIVFNDNGQPLKNISSTLIADSTQALDPSNTVSLATRKNPTTDILDSSLSSRTDLLGLISKVGVALLSSSGLDETLNQVASLVFQAVPAERVIIMLRDDKSKEGMEIKVARTRGVDEPISEVRISRTIMNEVVENGKSVLTSDAQQDPKFASQTLILQGIRSVLAVPLSVNEFDVFGIIYVDSPTHSATFNTEHLDILTTLASVAAIRVENASLLDERINRERMERELELATEIQQRFQPSGPPVIDGYEFQGISFSCYEIGGDYYDFIPCNDGSMLIALGDVSGKGTAAALLMSSLHAAIHGQVAAKTPLVGAIVSVNQYLTENTPTNRFVTLFVAELEPVTGKLTYINAGHNPPLIGRADGTVEQLSSGGLPLGLMPMAEYEVGEVALNSGDVLIIYSDGVSEANNLAEEEFGLDRLTNVLKANLRNTASGIRDKVESALSAFTGTAPANDDITLVIVKKL; translated from the coding sequence ATGGCTGAATTGCTCATCAATCATTCAAACGGAGCTTCGGACAAGTTTCCGCTGACTCGCCTGCGTGTGACGATCGGACGTTCGGCACGAAGTGAGATCTGTATTCCGGATGCGTTTGCCTCAAGGCTCCATGCAGAAGTCAGGCAAGAAGGTGATTCGTTCTGGCTCCACGATCTTGGGTCGGCAAATGGCACGCGTTACAACGGTGTTCCGGTAAAAGAACCGCTTCGATTGCACTCCGGCGGCGAGATACAGATCGGTGAAACAAAGATCGTATTTAACGACAATGGCCAACCGTTGAAGAACATAAGTTCGACATTAATTGCCGACAGCACTCAAGCCCTGGACCCTTCTAATACGGTCTCATTAGCGACCAGAAAAAATCCTACGACCGATATCTTGGATTCTTCGTTATCGAGTCGTACCGACCTTCTCGGCTTGATAAGCAAGGTTGGCGTCGCTCTTCTTTCGTCCAGCGGCCTTGACGAGACTTTGAATCAAGTGGCTTCGCTTGTGTTTCAAGCCGTGCCTGCCGAACGGGTCATCATCATGCTTCGTGACGATAAATCGAAAGAGGGCATGGAGATCAAGGTTGCCCGCACGCGAGGAGTTGATGAGCCGATAAGCGAAGTCCGAATTAGCCGAACAATTATGAACGAGGTTGTCGAGAATGGAAAATCCGTTCTTACATCCGACGCGCAACAGGATCCAAAATTTGCAAGCCAAACGCTCATATTGCAAGGGATTCGCTCGGTGTTGGCAGTTCCGTTGAGTGTCAACGAATTTGATGTTTTTGGAATAATCTACGTGGATTCACCCACCCATTCAGCGACATTCAATACAGAGCATCTCGATATTCTTACCACTTTAGCGTCAGTTGCGGCAATTCGGGTTGAAAATGCGAGCCTTCTCGATGAACGCATAAACCGGGAAAGAATGGAACGCGAACTCGAACTGGCAACAGAGATCCAGCAGCGTTTTCAACCTTCAGGGCCGCCCGTCATCGATGGTTACGAATTTCAGGGCATTTCGTTTTCGTGTTATGAGATCGGTGGCGACTATTACGATTTCATCCCCTGTAACGATGGATCTATGCTCATCGCTCTCGGTGATGTGTCGGGCAAAGGAACGGCTGCGGCATTGCTGATGTCGAGTCTGCATGCCGCAATTCATGGACAGGTTGCCGCAAAAACACCGCTGGTCGGAGCCATTGTCTCAGTAAACCAATATTTGACAGAAAACACACCGACCAATCGTTTTGTGACTCTTTTTGTTGCTGAGCTTGAGCCGGTAACCGGGAAATTGACGTATATTAATGCCGGCCATAATCCGCCTTTGATCGGTCGAGCAGACGGCACCGTAGAACAACTATCCTCCGGTGGACTACCGCTTGGCCTTATGCCTATGGCAGAATATGAAGTCGGTGAAGTTGCCCTTAATTCTGGTGACGTACTCATTATATATTCCGACGGTGTATCTGAGGCAAATAACCTCGCCGAGGAAGAATTTGGCCTCGATCGCCTAACAAATGTACTCAAGGCCAATCTTCGAAACACTGCATCCGGCATTCGCGATAAAGTAGAGTCAGCTCTTTCCGCATTTACCGGAACCGCACCCGCAAATGACGATATCACGCTCGTGATCGTCAAAAAGCTCTAA
- a CDS encoding HD domain-containing protein, translating into MPPEKRKVSLIYFVTATLLLVGLVPLVLTGWILSDKSGRELRAAENRYQIQLVQEKARQIEMFGKRFGDLVSSISVALELSNDVSIVSSPQTELKLGSILRENPDLLALHVKPSTGESLSVFRSETINKIDVESISDEVAWRSDDEKLEIGVPKKIPSSGETTMAFGSTVKIDGENAAEVVAIVSLRDIQRSVVGMVPSREEDLWNSGLPIIFVVDQTGAAVFHPDQTLVSERRSLGDLKIVGEWLEAGETVQSALVPFTAEFHGKKHEMIGAYSTVNLGKNTQLGVITMQDESKALASVGEMRAQTWLISMIFAVCALVVGFIGARFMTAPLTRLVSAAKKIGAGDFTTRVETGNLTEIGTLGETFNVMTDKIEEQINSLAKAAQENHELFVGTVKALATAIDGKDKYTRGHSERVARISVAMGKRLGMDEKELETLRMSALLHDVGKIAIDDSILKKSAALTDAEYEIMKTHPQRGYKIMSQIPGMDAYLPGMYMHHEMVNGKGYPQGLTGDQIPLQAKIVSVADTFDAMTIDRPYSKGMDLPSALERLRSFVGTRYQGEVVEALVDACNSGEVANGIVRQMAEKRAANEEAKISAKLVA; encoded by the coding sequence ATGCCTCCTGAAAAGCGAAAAGTCAGCCTAATTTATTTTGTTACCGCTACGCTCTTGCTTGTCGGGCTGGTTCCGCTTGTCCTAACAGGCTGGATTTTGTCCGATAAGAGCGGGCGAGAATTACGAGCGGCTGAAAATCGATATCAGATCCAACTCGTTCAGGAAAAGGCCCGGCAGATCGAGATGTTCGGCAAACGTTTTGGTGACCTTGTTTCGAGTATTTCGGTCGCTCTTGAATTATCAAATGATGTTTCGATCGTCTCGTCTCCTCAAACCGAACTAAAACTTGGTTCTATTCTCAGAGAAAATCCGGATCTTCTTGCACTTCATGTAAAACCATCTACTGGTGAATCGCTTTCAGTATTTCGCTCGGAAACGATAAACAAGATCGATGTCGAATCAATTTCTGACGAGGTCGCTTGGCGTTCAGATGACGAGAAACTTGAGATCGGCGTTCCCAAAAAGATCCCATCTAGCGGCGAAACCACTATGGCATTTGGTTCCACCGTAAAAATAGACGGTGAGAACGCGGCGGAGGTCGTGGCGATCGTATCGCTACGTGATATTCAGCGAAGTGTTGTCGGCATGGTTCCATCACGCGAAGAAGATCTATGGAACTCAGGTTTGCCGATAATCTTCGTTGTCGATCAAACCGGTGCAGCCGTCTTTCACCCAGATCAAACTCTTGTGTCTGAGCGAAGGTCGCTTGGCGATCTCAAGATCGTCGGCGAATGGCTCGAAGCCGGAGAAACTGTTCAATCTGCACTCGTGCCTTTCACTGCGGAATTTCATGGCAAAAAGCATGAGATGATCGGAGCATACTCCACCGTCAACCTTGGTAAAAACACACAATTAGGCGTCATCACGATGCAGGATGAAAGCAAGGCTCTCGCGTCGGTCGGCGAGATGCGTGCACAGACATGGCTGATCAGTATGATCTTTGCGGTGTGTGCTTTGGTCGTCGGCTTTATCGGTGCCCGATTTATGACTGCCCCGCTCACTCGACTTGTTAGCGCCGCGAAAAAGATCGGTGCAGGTGATTTCACTACCAGAGTCGAAACCGGAAATTTGACCGAGATCGGAACGTTGGGCGAAACGTTCAACGTCATGACCGACAAGATCGAAGAGCAGATCAATAGCTTGGCCAAGGCTGCGCAGGAAAATCACGAACTGTTTGTCGGCACTGTCAAAGCCCTTGCTACGGCGATCGATGGAAAAGACAAATACACACGCGGTCATTCCGAACGGGTCGCTCGTATTTCAGTTGCGATGGGCAAACGTCTTGGAATGGACGAGAAAGAACTCGAAACACTTCGAATGAGTGCCCTGCTGCACGATGTGGGCAAGATCGCGATCGATGACTCCATTCTAAAAAAATCTGCCGCACTGACCGATGCCGAGTACGAAATAATGAAAACGCATCCTCAACGTGGTTACAAGATAATGTCGCAAATTCCGGGTATGGACGCTTACCTTCCGGGAATGTACATGCATCACGAAATGGTCAACGGCAAAGGTTATCCGCAAGGATTGACCGGCGATCAGATTCCGCTGCAGGCGAAGATCGTTTCTGTCGCAGACACCTTTGACGCTATGACAATTGACCGGCCTTATTCGAAAGGCATGGACCTACCGTCTGCATTGGAGCGGCTAAGAAGTTTCGTCGGCACGCGTTATCAAGGCGAAGTCGTCGAAGCTCTCGTTGACGCCTGTAATTCCGGCGAAGTTGCTAACGGCATCGTTCGTCAGATGGCCGAAAAGCGTGCGGCCAATGAAGAAGCAAAAATTTCCGCCAAATTAGTGGCATAG
- the terL gene encoding phage terminase large subunit — translation MTGYGAQLIIIDDPVKSRAEAESETFRENVWNWFNDDIYTRLAPDGKIILIQTRWHEDDLAGRLLREAAEEGGEQWDVISLPAVAEVRNSECGMRNEEKNGSLSEIPHSAFHTPHSTDALGRAPGEALCPKWFDEEALDRLQRKLGTYSFAALYQQRPTPAEGGLFKRAWFRKVDAAPPNLKWKRGYDLGISKNATADYTASLKVAYDSAGNMYIDGGFRRRIEYPEQRRYILGRIQAESNTEHGIELSANGNAVIQDLRSDPATRGRALRGIKVKGDKVTQALPWISLAEEGKVFLVKGAWNTDFIDEAAAFPSGTHDDQIDATSIAVRMHREPSYKSCGF, via the coding sequence GTGACGGGTTACGGTGCTCAGCTTATCATCATTGACGATCCTGTGAAGTCCAGAGCCGAAGCCGAAAGTGAGACCTTTCGTGAAAATGTTTGGAACTGGTTCAACGACGACATCTACACACGCCTCGCTCCCGACGGCAAGATCATCCTCATCCAAACCCGCTGGCACGAAGACGACCTCGCCGGACGTTTACTAAGAGAAGCCGCCGAAGAAGGCGGCGAGCAATGGGACGTCATCTCGCTCCCTGCGGTCGCTGAAGTGCGGAATTCGGAATGCGGAATGCGGAATGAAGAAAAAAACGGCTCCCTTTCAGAAATTCCGCATTCCGCATTCCACACTCCGCATTCGACAGATGCGCTGGGACGCGCTCCCGGCGAGGCTCTCTGCCCAAAGTGGTTTGATGAAGAAGCTCTCGACCGTCTTCAACGCAAACTCGGCACTTATTCGTTTGCCGCACTCTATCAGCAAAGGCCGACACCGGCCGAAGGCGGTTTGTTTAAACGTGCATGGTTTCGCAAAGTCGATGCGGCTCCGCCAAACCTGAAATGGAAACGAGGCTATGATCTCGGAATTTCAAAGAATGCGACGGCGGATTACACAGCGAGCCTTAAAGTCGCGTATGACAGTGCAGGCAATATGTACATCGACGGCGGTTTTCGACGCCGTATCGAATATCCCGAACAACGTCGTTACATTCTGGGACGCATTCAGGCCGAAAGCAACACCGAACACGGCATCGAGCTTTCGGCAAACGGAAATGCAGTGATCCAGGACCTAAGAAGCGACCCCGCAACTCGGGGACGCGCTTTGAGAGGCATAAAAGTAAAAGGCGACAAAGTAACGCAGGCACTTCCATGGATATCACTCGCCGAAGAAGGCAAGGTCTTTCTCGTCAAGGGCGCTTGGAACACCGACTTCATAGACGAAGCCGCCGCCTTCCCTTCAGGGACGCACGACGACCAAATAGACGCCACCTCCATAGCCGTAAGAATGCACCGCGAACCCTCGTACAAAAGTTGTGGGTTTTGA